A portion of the Bacillus thuringiensis genome contains these proteins:
- a CDS encoding peptidase U32 family protein codes for MKKPELLVTPRAVADIELLAKAGADAVMIGEQKFGLRLAGEFSREDVKQTVKIAHENGVKVYVAMNAMFHNDKVEELTDYVSFLNEVNVDAIVFGDPAVLMAVREVASNMQLHWNTETTATNWFTCNYWGQRGAKRAVLARELSLDEIVDLKENAEVELEVQIHGMTCMFQSKRSLVGNYFEYQGRNLDIEKKKYEENMFLYDPERNNKYPIYEDENGTHIMSPNDICFIDELEELIEAEVDSLKIDGVLKSSEYIIEVTKKYRQAIDLCVEDRDAYYDVKDALYKEIEEMQPVNRPLDTGFFFKETVY; via the coding sequence ATGAAAAAACCTGAATTGTTAGTAACGCCAAGAGCGGTGGCGGATATCGAACTTCTTGCGAAAGCAGGAGCAGATGCGGTAATGATCGGTGAGCAAAAGTTTGGTTTACGTTTAGCAGGGGAGTTTTCACGTGAAGATGTAAAACAAACTGTGAAGATTGCGCATGAAAATGGTGTGAAAGTATACGTAGCAATGAACGCTATGTTCCACAACGATAAAGTAGAAGAATTAACAGATTACGTTTCATTTTTAAATGAAGTAAATGTAGATGCAATTGTTTTCGGAGATCCAGCAGTATTAATGGCTGTTCGCGAAGTAGCGTCAAATATGCAGTTGCACTGGAATACAGAAACGACAGCAACAAACTGGTTCACTTGTAATTACTGGGGACAAAGAGGAGCGAAGCGTGCTGTATTAGCTCGTGAGCTGAGCTTAGATGAAATTGTTGATTTAAAAGAAAATGCTGAAGTGGAACTAGAAGTACAAATTCACGGTATGACTTGTATGTTCCAATCGAAGCGTTCATTAGTAGGAAACTACTTTGAGTATCAAGGACGTAATCTTGACATTGAAAAGAAAAAATATGAAGAGAATATGTTCTTATATGACCCAGAGCGTAACAATAAATATCCAATTTATGAAGATGAAAATGGTACTCACATTATGAGTCCGAACGATATTTGTTTCATCGATGAATTAGAGGAACTAATCGAAGCTGAAGTTGACAGCTTAAAAATCGATGGTGTACTAAAAAGCTCTGAATACATTATTGAAGTAACGAAGAAATATCGTCAAGCGATTGATTTATGTGTGGAAGATCGTGATGCATATTATGACGTGAAAGATGCTCTATATAAAGAAATAGAAGAAATGCAACCAGTAAATCGTCCGTTAGACACAGGATTCTTCTTTAAAGAAACGGTTTACTAA
- the udk gene encoding uridine kinase, which translates to MGTNKPVVIGIAGGSGSGKTSVTKAIFDHFKGHSILILEQDYYYKDQSHLPMEERLKTNYDHPLAFDNDLLIEHLQQLLAYEQIDKPVYDYTLHTRSEEIIPVEPKDVIILEGILILEDPRLCELMDIKLFVDTDADLRILRRMQRDIKERGRTMDSVIDQYVTVVRPMHNQFIEPSKKFADIIIPEGGQNHVAIDIMVTKIATILEQKVNL; encoded by the coding sequence ATGGGGACGAATAAGCCTGTTGTAATTGGAATCGCTGGTGGTTCAGGATCAGGAAAAACAAGTGTAACGAAAGCGATTTTTGACCATTTTAAAGGTCATTCCATTTTAATCTTGGAGCAAGATTATTATTACAAAGATCAAAGCCATTTACCAATGGAAGAGCGTTTAAAAACAAATTATGATCATCCGCTTGCGTTTGATAATGATCTGTTAATTGAACATTTGCAGCAGTTGCTTGCATATGAGCAAATTGATAAGCCTGTATATGACTATACATTGCATACGCGTTCAGAAGAAATTATTCCAGTTGAGCCGAAAGATGTAATTATTTTAGAAGGGATTCTTATTTTAGAAGACCCACGTCTCTGTGAGTTGATGGACATTAAGTTATTCGTTGATACAGATGCTGACCTTCGTATTCTGCGCCGCATGCAGCGTGATATTAAAGAGCGCGGTCGTACGATGGATTCAGTTATTGATCAGTACGTAACTGTTGTACGTCCAATGCACAATCAATTTATTGAGCCTTCTAAGAAATTTGCGGATATTATTATCCCTGAAGGTGGACAAAACCATGTTGCAATTGATATTATGGTGACAAAAATTGCAACAATTCTTGAACAAAAAGTAAATTTGTAA
- a CDS encoding peptidase U32 family protein codes for MTVQEISRVIDGKRVIVKKPELLIPAGNLEKLKVAIHYGADAVYLGGQEFGLRSNAGNFTLEDMAEGVEFAKKYGAKIYVTTNIFAHNENMDGLEEYLKGIEKAGVTGIIVADPLIIETCKRVAPSVEVHLSTQQSLSNWKAAQYWKEEGLHRLVLAREASYEEMKEIKDKVDIEIEAFVHGAMCIAYSGRCTLSNHMTARDSNRGGCCQSCRWDYDLVQTVSQHKDAKELPLFQEEDAHFAMSPKDLNLILSIPKMIEIGIDSLKVEGRMKSIHYVATVATVYRKVIDAYCADPDNFEFKQEWLDELDKCANRDTAPAFFEGVPGHQEQMFGNHSKKTTYDFAGLVLDYNEETGIVTLEQRNHFKPGHEVEFFGPEIENFTQTVEKIWDEDGNELDAARHPLQIVKFKVDQPVYVNNMMRKSILQ; via the coding sequence ATGACTGTACAAGAAATTTCACGAGTAATCGATGGCAAGCGCGTTATTGTGAAGAAACCTGAACTGTTAATCCCTGCGGGTAACTTAGAAAAATTAAAAGTAGCTATCCATTATGGGGCAGATGCTGTATATTTAGGTGGACAAGAATTTGGTCTTCGTTCGAATGCAGGTAACTTTACGCTGGAAGATATGGCAGAAGGCGTTGAATTTGCAAAGAAATATGGAGCGAAAATATATGTAACAACAAATATTTTCGCACATAATGAAAATATGGACGGGCTAGAGGAATATTTAAAAGGGATTGAAAAAGCTGGCGTAACGGGAATTATCGTTGCCGATCCGCTTATTATTGAGACGTGTAAACGTGTAGCGCCTTCTGTTGAGGTGCATTTGAGCACACAGCAATCACTATCCAACTGGAAAGCAGCACAGTATTGGAAAGAAGAAGGTTTACACCGTCTTGTATTAGCTCGTGAAGCAAGCTATGAAGAAATGAAAGAAATTAAAGACAAAGTGGATATTGAAATTGAAGCATTCGTCCATGGTGCAATGTGTATCGCATATTCAGGAAGATGTACATTAAGTAACCATATGACAGCGCGTGACTCTAATCGTGGCGGTTGTTGCCAATCTTGCCGCTGGGATTATGATTTAGTTCAAACAGTATCACAACATAAAGATGCAAAAGAGCTTCCTCTATTCCAAGAAGAAGATGCTCACTTTGCGATGAGTCCAAAAGATTTAAATTTAATTTTATCAATTCCGAAAATGATTGAAATTGGAATCGATAGTTTAAAGGTAGAAGGACGTATGAAATCAATCCATTACGTAGCGACTGTAGCAACTGTATATCGTAAAGTAATTGATGCTTATTGTGCGGATCCGGATAACTTTGAGTTTAAACAAGAATGGTTAGATGAGCTTGATAAATGTGCAAATCGTGATACAGCTCCTGCATTCTTTGAAGGGGTTCCAGGACATCAAGAGCAAATGTTTGGAAATCATAGTAAGAAAACAACGTATGATTTTGCTGGTTTAGTGTTAGATTATAATGAAGAAACGGGCATCGTAACGCTTGAGCAACGTAATCATTTCAAACCAGGACATGAAGTGGAGTTCTTTGGACCAGAAATAGAAAACTTTACGCAGACGGTGGAGAAAATTTGGGATGAGGATGGAAACGAATTAGATGCAGCGAGACATCCGTTGCAAATCGTGAAATTCAAAGTGGATCAACCAGTGTATGTGAATAATATGATGCGCAAAAGCATACTTCAATAA
- a CDS encoding IreB family regulatory phosphoprotein, producing the protein MDGFDKTMKFSIQDEKQSVHVNDVLLTVYDALQEKGYNPINQIVGYLLSGDPAYIPRHKDARSIVRKLERDEIIEELVKSYLKHHREE; encoded by the coding sequence ATGGACGGTTTTGATAAAACAATGAAGTTTAGCATTCAAGATGAAAAACAGAGTGTCCATGTAAATGATGTACTTTTAACTGTGTATGATGCACTTCAAGAAAAAGGCTATAATCCGATTAACCAAATCGTCGGTTATTTATTAAGTGGAGACCCAGCATACATACCTCGCCATAAAGATGCACGTAGCATCGTTCGCAAGCTTGAACGTGATGAAATCATTGAAGAGCTTGTGAAGTCTTACTTGAAACATCATCGTGAGGAGTAG
- the alaS gene encoding alanine--tRNA ligase — protein sequence MKQLTGAQIRQMFLDFFQEKGHAVEPSASLVPHEDPSLLWINSGVATLKKYFDGRVIPQNPRITNAQKSIRTNDIENVGKTARHHTFFEMLGNFSIGDYFKEEAITWAWEFLTSDKWIGFDKELLSVTIHPEDEEAFTIWNEKMGVPKERIIRLEENFWDIGEGPSGPNTEIFYDRGEAYGNDFSDPELYPGGENERYLEVWNLVFSQFNHNPDGSYTPLPKKNIDTGMGLERMTSIVQDVPTNFDTDLFMPMIGATESISGEKYRNGDLEKDMAFKVIADHIRTVTFAVGDGALPSNEGRGYVLRRLLRRAVRYSKKLNINRPFMFELVPVVGEVMKDFYPEVLEKKDFIAKVVKNEEERFHETLHDGEAILAEVITKAKEEKTTVISGVDAFRLYDTYGFPIELTEEYAEEAGMTVDHEGFENEMEKQRERARAARQDVDSMQVQGGVLGEVKVASEFVGYGTVATESNVVALVKNGEYTDSLQAGEEGQLMLDVTPFYAESGGQIADRGYLLADGVKVLVKDVQKAPNGQNLHKVVVEEGTLTKDAAVKAIIDTKNRSSVVKNHTATHLLHQALKDVLGTHVNQAGSLVTSERLRFDFSHFGQVQADELEKIERMVNEKIWESIDVEISQKAIEEAKEMGAMALFGEKYGDVVRVVQVGDYSLELCGGCHVDNTASIGIFKIVAESGIGAGTRRIEAVTGKSAYELMNDQVGLLKEAAGKMKTNPKDILTRVDGLFAEVKQLQKENESLAAKLSNIEAGNLTDSVMTVDGVNVLAAKVNVADMNNLRTMMDDLKNKLESAVVVLASVNDDKVNILAGVTKDLISQGYHAGKLVKEVASRCGGGGGGRPDMAQAGGKNPAQVEEALAFVQEYVKSVSK from the coding sequence ATGAAACAACTAACAGGCGCACAAATTCGTCAAATGTTTTTAGACTTTTTCCAAGAAAAAGGACATGCAGTAGAACCTAGTGCATCACTAGTTCCACATGAAGATCCATCTCTTCTATGGATTAATAGTGGTGTAGCAACATTAAAAAAATATTTTGATGGGCGTGTAATCCCACAAAATCCACGTATTACAAATGCTCAAAAATCAATTCGTACAAACGATATTGAAAACGTAGGGAAAACAGCTCGTCACCATACATTCTTTGAAATGTTAGGAAACTTCTCAATTGGTGATTACTTCAAAGAAGAAGCAATTACATGGGCTTGGGAATTCTTAACGAGCGACAAATGGATCGGATTCGATAAAGAATTACTATCAGTTACAATCCATCCAGAAGATGAAGAAGCATTTACAATTTGGAATGAGAAAATGGGTGTTCCAAAAGAGCGTATTATCCGTTTAGAAGAAAACTTCTGGGATATCGGTGAAGGGCCAAGTGGACCGAATACAGAGATTTTCTATGACCGCGGAGAAGCTTACGGTAATGACTTTAGTGACCCAGAATTATATCCAGGCGGAGAAAACGAGCGTTACTTAGAAGTATGGAACCTTGTATTCTCTCAATTTAATCATAATCCAGATGGTTCATATACACCACTTCCTAAGAAAAACATTGATACAGGGATGGGTCTAGAACGTATGACATCTATCGTTCAAGATGTGCCTACGAACTTTGATACAGATCTATTCATGCCGATGATTGGTGCAACAGAATCAATTTCTGGTGAGAAATACCGTAATGGCGATTTAGAAAAAGATATGGCATTTAAAGTAATTGCTGACCATATCCGTACAGTAACATTTGCTGTTGGTGACGGTGCTCTTCCTTCTAACGAAGGCCGTGGTTATGTATTACGTCGTTTATTACGCCGCGCTGTTCGTTATTCGAAGAAATTAAACATTAACCGTCCATTCATGTTTGAATTAGTACCGGTTGTTGGAGAAGTAATGAAAGACTTCTATCCAGAAGTACTTGAAAAGAAAGATTTCATTGCGAAAGTTGTGAAAAACGAAGAAGAGCGTTTCCATGAAACACTTCATGATGGTGAAGCGATTTTAGCTGAAGTTATTACAAAAGCAAAAGAAGAAAAAACAACTGTTATTTCTGGAGTAGATGCGTTCCGTCTATATGACACATACGGTTTCCCAATCGAATTAACAGAAGAATATGCAGAAGAAGCTGGTATGACAGTTGATCATGAAGGCTTTGAAAATGAAATGGAAAAACAACGTGAGCGTGCACGTGCTGCTCGTCAAGACGTTGACTCAATGCAAGTTCAAGGCGGTGTACTTGGAGAAGTTAAAGTAGCGAGTGAGTTCGTTGGTTACGGTACAGTTGCAACAGAAAGTAACGTTGTTGCACTTGTGAAAAACGGCGAATACACAGACAGTTTACAAGCTGGTGAAGAAGGACAATTAATGCTTGATGTAACACCATTCTATGCTGAGAGCGGTGGACAAATTGCAGACCGTGGTTACCTTCTTGCGGATGGTGTGAAAGTTCTTGTAAAAGACGTACAAAAAGCACCAAACGGTCAAAACTTGCATAAAGTTGTTGTTGAAGAAGGTACATTAACGAAAGATGCGGCTGTAAAAGCTATTATCGATACGAAAAACCGTAGTAGCGTTGTAAAAAATCATACAGCAACTCACTTACTACACCAAGCATTAAAAGACGTACTTGGAACACACGTTAACCAAGCAGGTTCTCTTGTAACTTCTGAACGTCTACGCTTTGACTTCTCTCACTTCGGTCAAGTACAAGCTGACGAATTAGAAAAAATTGAGCGTATGGTAAACGAGAAAATTTGGGAAAGTATTGATGTTGAGATTTCTCAAAAAGCAATCGAAGAAGCGAAAGAAATGGGCGCAATGGCATTATTCGGTGAAAAATACGGAGATGTTGTACGTGTTGTACAAGTTGGCGATTACAGCTTAGAGCTTTGTGGTGGTTGTCACGTTGATAATACAGCTTCTATCGGTATTTTCAAAATCGTTGCTGAGTCTGGTATCGGTGCAGGAACTCGTCGTATTGAAGCAGTAACTGGTAAGTCTGCATACGAATTAATGAACGATCAAGTAGGTTTATTAAAAGAAGCAGCAGGAAAAATGAAAACAAATCCGAAAGATATTTTAACAAGGGTTGATGGTCTATTTGCTGAAGTGAAACAACTGCAAAAAGAAAATGAATCTCTTGCTGCGAAATTAAGCAATATCGAAGCTGGAAACTTAACTGATTCTGTAATGACAGTTGATGGTGTGAATGTATTAGCAGCGAAAGTAAATGTTGCAGATATGAACAACTTACGTACGATGATGGATGATCTAAAAAATAAATTAGAGTCAGCAGTTGTTGTATTAGCGTCTGTTAATGACGATAAAGTAAACATCCTAGCAGGTGTAACGAAAGACTTAATTAGCCAAGGTTACCATGCTGGTAAGCTTGTGAAAGAAGTAGCCTCTCGTTGCGGCGGTGGCGGTGGCGGCCGTCCTGATATGGCACAAGCAGGCGGTAAAAACCCAGCTCAAGTCGAAGAAGCTTTAGCATTTGTACAAGAGTACGTTAAATCTGTTTCAAAATAA
- the mltG gene encoding endolytic transglycosylase MltG — protein MIENQVKKKRRRIFLFSIIALLLVCGSVYAYISSALGPVDSGNKKEIEVEIPKGSSTSKIGEILEEKGAVKNGTVFSFYTKAKSKSLQAGTYLLNPSMNAKDVIEQMSSGNVHRPALYKVTIKEGAQVTEIAETIATELKWNKDDVTRQLNDKAFIQKMQQKYPKLLTDKIFDSNIKYLLEGYLYPATYSFYKKDTTLEEIVIPMLEKTNAIIVQNEAKMKAKNWDVHQLLTLSSLIEEEATGFTDRQKISSVFYNRLAKGMPLQTDPTVLYALGKHKQRVLYEDLKVNSPYNTYVVKGLPVGPIANSGKHSVEAALEPAQTDYYYFLAAPSGEVYYAKTLEEHNALKQKYITKKQ, from the coding sequence TTGATAGAGAATCAAGTGAAAAAGAAGCGTAGACGCATCTTTTTATTTTCGATTATTGCACTGCTTTTAGTTTGTGGTTCAGTCTATGCGTATATTTCATCCGCATTAGGACCAGTTGATAGCGGGAATAAAAAAGAGATTGAAGTAGAAATTCCGAAAGGATCATCTACAAGTAAGATTGGAGAAATTTTAGAAGAAAAAGGCGCTGTGAAAAACGGTACAGTTTTTAGTTTTTATACAAAGGCTAAATCGAAAAGTTTACAAGCAGGTACATATTTATTAAATCCTTCGATGAATGCTAAAGATGTTATTGAACAAATGTCATCTGGCAACGTGCATCGTCCAGCTCTTTATAAAGTGACGATCAAAGAAGGAGCGCAAGTAACTGAAATTGCAGAAACGATTGCGACAGAACTAAAGTGGAATAAAGACGATGTTACGCGTCAATTAAACGATAAAGCATTTATTCAAAAAATGCAGCAAAAGTATCCGAAGTTATTAACGGATAAAATCTTTGATAGTAATATTAAATACCTATTAGAAGGTTATTTATATCCTGCGACGTATTCGTTTTATAAGAAAGATACGACGTTAGAAGAAATCGTAATTCCGATGCTTGAGAAAACAAATGCAATCATTGTTCAAAATGAGGCGAAAATGAAAGCGAAGAACTGGGATGTTCATCAGCTTTTAACATTATCTTCACTTATTGAAGAAGAGGCAACTGGTTTTACAGATCGTCAAAAGATCTCTAGTGTCTTTTATAATCGTTTAGCGAAAGGTATGCCGCTTCAAACGGATCCAACGGTATTATATGCACTTGGAAAGCATAAACAACGTGTATTATACGAAGATTTAAAGGTCAACTCACCGTACAATACGTATGTTGTAAAAGGATTGCCGGTAGGGCCGATCGCAAACTCTGGTAAACATTCAGTGGAAGCTGCGTTAGAACCTGCGCAAACAGATTATTATTATTTCTTAGCTGCACCAAGTGGTGAAGTGTACTATGCAAAAACATTAGAAGAGCATAATGCATTAAAGCAAAAATACATTACGAAAAAACAGTGA
- a CDS encoding O-methyltransferase, with translation MEDAVNEYLLSFIDPKDKLILEMEEYATENHVPIMDRLGMEFMLQFLRLIGPKSILELGTAIGYSSIRMMQAIPNSRIVTVERNRERYEKALEYIERSPVTDRISVIYGDALETGEQVKEHGTFDVIFIDAAKGQYRRFFDLYEPLLNPGGVIISDNVMYHGLVTTKEKIENRRTRGLIRRIKTYNEWLMNHEGYDTTIFPIGDGVAVSKKRG, from the coding sequence ATGGAGGATGCAGTTAACGAGTACCTATTATCATTTATTGATCCGAAAGATAAATTAATTCTTGAAATGGAAGAATATGCAACAGAAAATCATGTGCCGATTATGGATCGACTTGGAATGGAATTTATGCTGCAATTTTTACGTTTAATTGGACCGAAAAGCATTTTAGAACTTGGAACAGCAATCGGTTATTCTAGTATTCGTATGATGCAAGCTATTCCAAATTCACGTATTGTGACAGTTGAGCGCAATCGTGAGCGATATGAAAAAGCACTTGAATATATAGAACGTTCCCCAGTAACAGATCGTATTTCAGTTATTTACGGTGATGCGTTAGAGACAGGTGAACAAGTAAAAGAACACGGGACATTTGACGTTATTTTTATTGATGCAGCAAAAGGACAGTATCGTCGCTTTTTTGACTTATATGAACCGTTATTAAATCCTGGTGGCGTAATTATTTCAGATAATGTTATGTACCATGGTCTTGTAACGACAAAAGAGAAAATTGAAAACAGACGTACACGTGGTTTAATCCGTCGTATTAAGACGTACAATGAGTGGCTTATGAACCATGAAGGATATGATACAACGATTTTCCCAATTGGTGATGGAGTAGCTGTTAGTAAAAAGAGAGGGTGA
- a CDS encoding PH domain-containing protein, translating to MTTLLNKAKNILATDETILFYAACSLDIFIYRSVARPGLLILTNKRLFFYGPDVSKNPIFEEYSFAKISNLKEQKRLFNNQIVFMYDNEWKKIKHIQTNDVSSLVQKIHEQLSK from the coding sequence ATGACAACCTTACTTAACAAAGCTAAAAACATATTAGCGACTGACGAAACGATATTATTTTACGCAGCATGTTCATTAGACATATTTATTTATCGTTCCGTCGCAAGGCCAGGCCTATTGATTTTAACGAACAAAAGGCTATTCTTTTATGGACCAGATGTAAGTAAGAATCCAATATTTGAAGAGTACTCTTTTGCAAAAATTTCTAATCTAAAAGAACAAAAGCGTCTTTTCAACAATCAAATTGTATTTATGTATGATAATGAATGGAAAAAAATAAAACATATTCAAACAAATGATGTGAGCTCCCTCGTCCAAAAGATACACGAGCAGCTTTCTAAATAA
- the greA gene encoding transcription elongation factor GreA: MSTEKTYPMTQEGKQKLENELEQLKTVKRKEVVERIKIARSFGDLSENSEYDAAKDEQAFVEGRITQLENMIRNAVIIKDNGEVSTVVTLGKTVTFKELPNGDEEAYTIVGSAEADPFEGRISNDSPIAKSLLGKQIGEKVTIQTPGGEMQVEIVSVK, from the coding sequence ATGTCAACAGAAAAAACATACCCTATGACGCAAGAGGGTAAGCAAAAACTAGAGAACGAACTTGAGCAATTAAAAACAGTAAAACGTAAAGAAGTAGTAGAACGTATTAAAATCGCACGTAGCTTCGGGGACCTTTCTGAGAACTCTGAGTACGATGCAGCAAAAGATGAGCAAGCGTTCGTAGAAGGACGTATTACACAATTAGAAAATATGATTCGTAACGCAGTTATCATTAAAGATAATGGCGAAGTATCTACTGTTGTTACATTAGGTAAAACAGTAACATTTAAAGAATTACCAAACGGAGATGAAGAAGCGTACACAATCGTAGGTAGCGCGGAAGCTGATCCATTTGAAGGAAGAATTTCTAACGATTCTCCAATCGCAAAAAGCTTATTAGGTAAGCAAATTGGTGAGAAAGTAACAATCCAAACACCAGGCGGAGAAATGCAAGTAGAGATTGTCTCTGTAAAATAA
- the ruvX gene encoding Holliday junction resolvase RuvX has translation MRILGLDVGTKTVGVAISDEMGWTAQGLETIKINEERGHFGFDRISELVKQYDVDKIVVGLPKNMNGTIGPRGEACQQFAENLRELLQLDVVMWDERLSTMAAERLLISADVSRKKRKQVIDKMAAVVILQGFLDRK, from the coding sequence ATGCGGATATTAGGTTTAGATGTAGGTACAAAAACAGTCGGAGTTGCAATTAGCGACGAAATGGGCTGGACAGCACAAGGATTAGAAACAATTAAGATTAACGAAGAACGAGGTCACTTTGGTTTTGATCGTATTTCTGAGTTAGTAAAGCAGTACGATGTGGATAAAATAGTAGTAGGTTTACCTAAAAATATGAATGGTACAATTGGCCCACGTGGTGAAGCGTGCCAGCAATTTGCAGAAAACCTACGAGAGCTGTTACAATTAGACGTTGTAATGTGGGACGAGCGTTTGTCAACGATGGCAGCGGAACGTCTACTCATTTCAGCTGATGTAAGCCGTAAGAAGCGAAAGCAAGTAATCGATAAGATGGCTGCAGTCGTAATCTTACAAGGATTTTTAGATAGAAAATAA
- a CDS encoding AI-2E family transporter, whose translation MKNLKIIWIYRLGLLLLVFLCLLVFLKIKPLWAPIIFVFKVAITPFLIACFIAYLLHPLIEKIHKEGMPRTLAILLIYILFFGGIGYGIYKGTPIVIKQLQEINEQFPQFTKMYDSWMDGVTEQTANFPSFIHEKVKQIFGGVETKIQALLNKVMSTARGVLDSLLIIFLIPFIVFYILKDYGEFYHIFWKLAPSKWRGTGQMLAKEIDKSLGSYIRGQLFVCLVLGSVSALSFWFIGMKYPLLLGIIIGVTDIIPYFGPILGAIPTLMIAATVSTSLLIKAGITIAILQFVESNILSPYIVGKSLRMHPVIIMLALLVGGEVAGIVGLLISVPILAVIRTVIVHVRPLLKKEDV comes from the coding sequence GTGAAGAATCTTAAAATCATTTGGATATATCGTTTAGGATTATTGTTACTTGTTTTTCTTTGTTTGCTCGTCTTTTTAAAAATTAAGCCACTATGGGCACCGATTATTTTTGTATTTAAAGTAGCAATTACGCCGTTTCTTATCGCCTGTTTTATTGCGTATTTATTGCACCCTTTAATTGAAAAAATCCATAAGGAAGGAATGCCACGCACACTTGCTATTTTGCTCATTTACATTCTTTTCTTTGGTGGAATTGGTTATGGAATTTATAAAGGAACGCCAATCGTTATTAAACAGTTACAAGAGATTAATGAACAATTTCCGCAGTTTACAAAGATGTACGATTCGTGGATGGATGGTGTTACAGAACAAACAGCGAATTTCCCGTCGTTTATTCATGAAAAGGTGAAACAAATTTTTGGTGGTGTAGAAACGAAGATTCAAGCACTTTTAAATAAAGTGATGAGTACAGCGCGTGGTGTACTCGATTCATTGCTCATTATTTTCTTAATACCGTTCATTGTATTTTACATATTAAAAGATTATGGTGAGTTTTATCATATCTTTTGGAAATTAGCCCCAAGTAAATGGCGAGGTACGGGGCAAATGCTTGCAAAAGAAATTGATAAGTCACTTGGAAGTTATATTCGAGGGCAGTTATTTGTTTGCTTAGTATTAGGGAGCGTATCAGCTCTTTCTTTTTGGTTTATCGGTATGAAGTATCCATTATTGCTTGGTATTATTATTGGGGTAACGGATATAATCCCATACTTTGGTCCTATTTTAGGAGCAATCCCTACGTTAATGATTGCAGCAACGGTATCAACGAGTTTACTTATTAAGGCGGGGATTACGATTGCTATTTTGCAATTTGTGGAAAGTAACATTTTATCGCCTTACATTGTTGGTAAGTCACTTCGTATGCATCCTGTTATTATTATGCTTGCATTACTAGTTGGGGGGGAAGTAGCTGGTATTGTAGGATTACTAATATCGGTTCCGATTTTAGCAGTTATTCGTACTGTCATTGTTCATGTGAGACCTCTCTTGAAAAAAGAAGATGTGTAA
- a CDS encoding DUF1292 domain-containing protein, with translation MEERQITIVDEKGNEHLCEIIFTFDAEKFGKKSYVIFSPIGEVDEDGDPIYDAMAYEQNEEEGGVLLPIESEEEWEMVQETFNTIADEQEAE, from the coding sequence ATGGAAGAACGTCAAATTACAATTGTAGACGAAAAAGGTAACGAACATTTATGTGAAATTATTTTCACTTTTGATGCTGAAAAATTTGGTAAAAAATCATACGTAATCTTCTCTCCAATCGGTGAAGTAGATGAAGATGGAGACCCAATTTATGATGCAATGGCTTATGAGCAAAATGAAGAAGAGGGCGGAGTTTTACTTCCAATCGAATCTGAAGAAGAGTGGGAAATGGTACAAGAAACGTTCAACACTATTGCTGATGAGCAAGAAGCTGAATAA
- a CDS encoding YrzQ family protein — MNLRNSLIALGVGAAAYQYARKQDVFSKRNMKKARKMIKSYL; from the coding sequence TTGAATCTACGCAATTCATTAATCGCATTAGGTGTTGGAGCCGCAGCATATCAATATGCTCGTAAGCAAGATGTATTTTCAAAACGCAATATGAAAAAAGCACGTAAGATGATTAAGTCTTACTTATAA